Proteins encoded by one window of Anaeromyxobacter diazotrophicus:
- the moaA gene encoding GTP 3',8-cyclase MoaA: MTAPASGAPLADRQGRRIRYLRLSLTEACNFACSYCSPHPHRAGDGLPREAVARLVRIFAGLGVERVRLTGGEPTLRPDLLEVVADIAAVPGIREIALTTNGQLLDRLAGPLRAAGVLRLNVSLDTLRPERLTHLSGRAASLPRILEGLAAAGRAGYASVKTNAVVVRGFNEDELGDLARFAWRQGAIARFIELMPFGEGEPVPMAEVKALLGAQGVRLTPDATRGWGPARHMRGESGEGAGRLEGLVGFIGAMTESFCEDCNRVRVGADGALRACLGGRDRVELLPLLAQGDDAQVAERIREALLAKGDRHDMAAGRGRLLPMIGTGG; encoded by the coding sequence GTGACCGCGCCCGCCTCCGGCGCGCCGCTCGCCGATCGGCAGGGCCGGCGCATCCGCTACCTGCGCCTGTCGCTCACCGAGGCGTGCAACTTCGCGTGCAGCTACTGCTCGCCCCACCCGCACCGCGCCGGGGACGGGCTCCCGCGCGAGGCCGTCGCCCGGCTGGTGCGCATCTTCGCCGGGCTCGGCGTCGAGCGGGTGCGGCTCACCGGCGGCGAGCCGACCCTGCGCCCCGACCTGCTGGAGGTGGTGGCGGACATCGCGGCCGTCCCGGGCATCCGGGAGATCGCGCTCACCACCAACGGCCAGCTCCTCGACCGGCTGGCGGGGCCGCTCCGCGCGGCGGGGGTGCTCCGGCTCAACGTCTCCCTCGACACGCTCCGGCCCGAGCGGCTCACCCACCTCTCCGGCCGCGCCGCCTCCCTCCCGCGGATCCTGGAGGGCCTGGCCGCCGCCGGCCGGGCCGGCTACGCCTCGGTGAAGACGAACGCGGTGGTCGTGCGCGGCTTCAACGAGGACGAGCTGGGCGACCTGGCGCGCTTCGCCTGGCGGCAGGGCGCCATCGCCCGCTTCATCGAGCTCATGCCGTTCGGCGAGGGCGAGCCGGTGCCCATGGCCGAGGTGAAGGCGCTGCTCGGGGCGCAGGGCGTCCGGCTCACCCCCGACGCGACGCGCGGCTGGGGGCCGGCCCGCCACATGCGTGGCGAGTCGGGCGAGGGCGCCGGGCGCCTCGAGGGGCTCGTCGGCTTCATCGGGGCCATGACCGAGAGCTTCTGCGAGGACTGCAACCGCGTGCGGGTCGGGGCCGACGGTGCGCTCCGCGCCTGCCTGGGCGGCCGCGACCGGGTGGAGCTCCTGCCGCTCCTCGCGCAGGGCGACGACGCCCAGGTGGCGGAGCGCATCCGCGAGGCGCTGCTCGCGAAGGGCGACCGCCACGACATGGCCGCCGGGCGCGGCCGGCTCCTCCCCATGATCGGGACGGGCGGCTGA
- a CDS encoding homoserine dehydrogenase translates to MREVGIGVAGFGTVGGGVLSILRRHQREIEARLGARIAVRKVALRDLEKDRPIEVDPAVLTTRTQDLLDDPRIEVVVELIGGTGEAFELVKGALERGKHVVTANKALLATRGEELFRIAADKGVDVYYEGAVCGGVPVIRTLREALASDRITSLHGIVNGTTNYILSAMAEQGEPLAKALAEAQRLGFAEADPTLDVSGGDAAQKLCVLAQLAFGVRVRPEEVLTEGILGLEPEDFAWGQKFGYALKLLAVARRVETDGGGEDLVEARVHPAFIPAGSLLARVRGAFNAVLLRSDALGPSLLFGQGAGAMPTGSAVVSDIIDLSRNILAGSPGRVPLPPAESPVQLRPHAEIRCGYYLRFTVKDVPGVLARIATTLARRHISIAAVQQHEQSEEGGAVPLVIVSHRAREADVQAAIAEVDAYDTTEAKTRLIRIESV, encoded by the coding sequence ATGCGTGAGGTGGGCATCGGGGTGGCGGGCTTCGGCACGGTGGGGGGCGGGGTGCTCTCCATCCTGAGGCGCCACCAGCGCGAGATCGAGGCGCGCCTCGGGGCGCGCATCGCCGTGCGCAAGGTGGCGCTGCGGGATCTGGAGAAGGATCGCCCGATCGAGGTCGACCCGGCGGTGCTGACCACCCGCACCCAGGACCTCCTCGACGACCCGCGCATCGAGGTGGTGGTGGAGCTCATCGGCGGCACCGGCGAGGCCTTCGAGCTGGTGAAGGGCGCGCTCGAGCGCGGCAAGCACGTCGTCACCGCCAACAAGGCGCTGCTCGCCACGCGCGGCGAGGAGCTGTTCCGGATCGCCGCCGACAAGGGCGTGGACGTCTACTACGAGGGGGCGGTCTGCGGCGGCGTGCCGGTGATCCGCACGCTGCGCGAGGCGCTCGCCTCCGACCGCATCACCTCCCTGCACGGCATCGTGAACGGCACGACCAACTACATCCTCTCCGCCATGGCCGAGCAGGGCGAGCCGCTCGCCAAGGCGCTCGCCGAGGCGCAGCGGCTCGGGTTCGCCGAGGCCGACCCGACGCTCGACGTCTCGGGCGGAGACGCGGCGCAGAAGCTCTGCGTCCTGGCGCAGCTCGCCTTCGGGGTGCGGGTGCGGCCCGAGGAGGTCCTCACCGAGGGCATCCTCGGGCTCGAGCCGGAGGACTTCGCCTGGGGGCAGAAGTTCGGGTACGCGCTCAAGCTGCTGGCCGTGGCGCGCCGGGTCGAGACCGACGGCGGCGGCGAGGACCTCGTCGAGGCGCGCGTCCACCCGGCCTTCATCCCGGCCGGCTCGCTGCTGGCGCGGGTCCGCGGCGCGTTCAACGCCGTGCTGCTCCGCTCCGACGCGCTCGGCCCCTCGCTCCTCTTCGGGCAGGGGGCCGGGGCCATGCCCACCGGCAGCGCGGTCGTCTCGGACATCATCGACCTCTCGCGCAACATCCTGGCCGGCAGCCCGGGCCGCGTCCCGCTGCCGCCCGCCGAGTCGCCCGTGCAGCTGCGGCCGCACGCCGAGATCCGGTGCGGCTACTACCTGCGCTTCACGGTGAAGGACGTGCCGGGCGTGCTGGCCCGCATCGCCACCACCCTGGCGCGGCGCCACATCTCCATCGCCGCCGTGCAGCAGCACGAGCAGAGCGAGGAGGGCGGCGCGGTGCCGCTCGTCATCGTCTCGCACCGCGCGCGCGAGGCGGACGTCCAGGCGGCCATCGCCGAGGTGGACGCCTACGACACCACCGAGGCCAAGACGCGCCTCATCCGCATCGAGTCGGTGTAG
- a CDS encoding rhodanese-like domain-containing protein has product MIRFRLAAALALAALALPSLPRASEPFQLVSAAQVERMMKAKDVKVYDVNIDELWERYHLPGAVHVGNRPLDTLLPTDKATRLVFYCSGPK; this is encoded by the coding sequence ATGATCCGCTTCCGCCTCGCCGCCGCGCTCGCGCTGGCGGCCCTCGCCCTCCCCTCCCTGCCCCGCGCCAGCGAGCCGTTCCAGCTCGTGAGCGCCGCGCAGGTGGAGCGGATGATGAAGGCGAAGGACGTGAAGGTCTACGACGTCAACATCGACGAGCTGTGGGAGCGGTACCACCTCCCGGGCGCCGTGCACGTCGGCAACCGCCCGCTCGACACCCTCCTGCCCACGGACAAGGCGACGCGGCTCGTCTTCTACTGCTCCGGCCCCAAGTGA
- a CDS encoding rhodanese-like domain-containing protein, whose translation MASHGAAREAAKLGYTRLFVMTDGITGWVKQGRPVVKGGA comes from the coding sequence ATGGCGAGCCATGGCGCCGCCCGTGAGGCGGCGAAGCTCGGCTACACGCGCCTGTTCGTCATGACCGACGGGATCACCGGCTGGGTGAAGCAGGGCAGGCCGGTGGTGAAGGGCGGCGCCTGA
- the eno gene encoding phosphopyruvate hydratase, whose protein sequence is MTEIINVTAREILDSRGNPTVEVEVAIASGDVGRAAVPSGASTGEHEAIELRDGDKARYGGKGVRKAVAHVLDVIAPAVIGLDASEQAALDRRMIELDGTANKGKLGANAILGVSLAAAHAAAAAHELPLYRYVGGAGARTLPVPLMNILNGGAHADSNVDIQEFMVVPLGAPSFAEALRYGAEIFHALKKVLKARGASTGVGDEGGYAPSLPSNEDALKVILEAIGQAGLKLGEQVALALDVAASEFFDKASGKYRLKGEGKEFDRQGLVDYYAQLASRYPIVSIEDGFAEDDWEGWKLMTQKMGGKLQLVGDDVFVTNVERLGQGIAQGVANSLLVKVNQIGSLTETLEAVRMAHRAGYTTVMSHRSGETEDTTIADLAVACDCGQIKTGSASRTDRVAKYNQLLRIEQELGTSARYAGRSAFRALR, encoded by the coding sequence ATGACCGAGATCATCAACGTCACCGCGCGCGAGATCCTGGATTCGCGCGGCAATCCCACCGTCGAGGTCGAGGTGGCGATCGCCTCGGGGGACGTCGGTCGCGCCGCCGTGCCGTCGGGCGCCTCCACCGGCGAGCACGAGGCGATCGAGCTGCGGGACGGCGACAAGGCGCGCTACGGGGGCAAGGGCGTGCGCAAGGCGGTGGCGCACGTGCTGGACGTCATCGCCCCGGCGGTGATCGGGCTCGACGCCTCGGAGCAGGCGGCGCTCGACCGGCGGATGATCGAGCTCGACGGGACGGCCAACAAGGGCAAGCTCGGCGCCAACGCCATCCTCGGCGTCTCGCTGGCGGCCGCCCACGCCGCCGCCGCCGCGCACGAGCTGCCGCTCTACCGGTACGTCGGCGGCGCCGGCGCGCGCACCCTGCCCGTGCCGCTCATGAACATCCTGAACGGCGGCGCGCACGCCGACTCGAACGTCGACATCCAGGAGTTCATGGTGGTGCCGCTCGGCGCCCCCAGCTTCGCCGAGGCGCTCCGCTACGGGGCCGAGATCTTCCACGCGCTCAAGAAGGTGCTGAAGGCGCGGGGCGCCTCCACCGGCGTCGGCGACGAGGGCGGCTACGCGCCGAGCCTCCCGTCGAACGAGGACGCGCTCAAGGTCATCCTCGAGGCCATCGGGCAGGCGGGCCTCAAGCTCGGCGAGCAGGTGGCGCTGGCGCTCGACGTGGCCGCCTCGGAGTTCTTCGACAAGGCGAGCGGCAAGTACCGGCTGAAGGGGGAGGGCAAGGAGTTCGACCGGCAGGGGCTGGTCGACTACTACGCCCAGCTCGCGAGCCGCTACCCGATCGTCTCCATCGAGGACGGCTTCGCCGAGGACGACTGGGAGGGCTGGAAGCTCATGACCCAGAAGATGGGCGGCAAGCTCCAGCTCGTCGGCGACGACGTCTTCGTCACCAACGTCGAGCGGCTCGGCCAGGGCATCGCGCAGGGCGTCGCCAACTCGCTGCTCGTCAAGGTGAACCAGATCGGCTCGCTCACGGAGACGCTCGAGGCCGTCCGCATGGCGCACCGCGCCGGCTACACGACCGTCATGAGCCACCGCTCCGGCGAGACCGAGGACACCACCATCGCCGACCTGGCGGTGGCCTGCGACTGCGGGCAGATCAAGACCGGCTCCGCCTCCCGCACCGACCGGGTGGCGAAGTACAACCAGCTCCTGCGCATCGAGCAGGAGCTCGGCACCAGCGCCCGCTACGCCGGTCGCTCCGCCTTCCGGGCGCTGCGCTGA
- a CDS encoding acyl-CoA thioesterase produces MVAMQLRVIYGDTDQMGVVYYANYLRFFEASRNEFIRAKGLRYRDFEERYGLMLPVVEASVQYRQPARYDDLLTIEATLSEARRASARFDYRVLREGELLATGHTVHACVDPGGKVRRMPPELLARLGAGEPAGAA; encoded by the coding sequence TTGGTCGCGATGCAGCTGCGCGTCATCTACGGCGACACCGACCAGATGGGCGTCGTCTACTACGCGAACTACCTCCGCTTCTTCGAGGCCTCGCGCAACGAGTTCATCCGCGCCAAGGGGCTGCGCTACCGCGACTTCGAGGAGCGCTACGGCCTCATGCTGCCGGTGGTGGAGGCGTCGGTGCAGTACCGCCAGCCCGCCCGCTACGACGACCTCCTCACGATCGAGGCCACGCTCTCCGAGGCGCGGCGCGCCTCGGCGCGGTTCGACTACCGGGTGCTGCGCGAGGGCGAGCTGCTCGCCACCGGGCACACGGTCCACGCCTGCGTGGACCCCGGCGGCAAGGTCCGCCGCATGCCGCCCGAGCTCCTGGCGCGCCTCGGCGCCGGCGAGCCGGCCGGCGCGGCTTAG
- a CDS encoding HTH domain-containing protein: MTFTEAAIEVLRREGKPLHFRKIAEIAVRENLLDHVGKIPEEVMGGQLTTHCKLPHADRKVLAVQAGTFALVEWGLDEDPAGLDNMIEAPPEAELPYRPRERHPTPSREIARSTGRGEGRARRREEGEERRGRRYPPPAEVAYEILAGADRPLTLSEVASQGAERLLMPDAFVRDTAALAAALAEDNRRRDAAGRRPLFAVDGEQVSLAAQPEPGERAAQPMAAAAARPASATELRKAALGALRRRLRECDAPTLEHVVAALLERMGLRELKVAKRGRDHVVYTGRRKLGLLEVRHCVRILRSGDPGRREVTEVRRDVGNYGAQVGVVVSAGEPAREARGEATAAGQLPVLLLCGEALAEALSEHEVGCRPIVVPEVDEAFFRTAAEAAQTEEAARRARREERDRREGREGREGREERDRRDGREGREERGEREEREPPAAAEPAEREVSAEREVPATRAPAAARGEAPATPALEVSIERAPAAASALGEPEGDEEEEGDEEGAEEAAAPAGAASPEGERTGEGRRRRRRRRRRGGRGRNREAGAAASGPGGAPAAASNEPTAGSAEPPPEVGAAPAMPAPAAAEPSAPAPSAAPPPDAPEGGEG; encoded by the coding sequence ATGACTTTCACCGAAGCCGCCATCGAGGTGCTACGGCGCGAGGGAAAGCCGCTCCACTTCAGGAAGATCGCCGAGATCGCGGTGCGTGAGAACCTGCTCGACCACGTCGGGAAGATCCCCGAGGAGGTCATGGGCGGGCAGCTCACGACGCACTGCAAGCTCCCGCACGCCGACCGCAAGGTCCTGGCGGTGCAGGCCGGCACCTTCGCCCTGGTGGAGTGGGGCCTCGACGAGGATCCCGCCGGCCTCGACAACATGATCGAGGCGCCGCCCGAGGCGGAGCTGCCGTACCGGCCGCGCGAGCGGCACCCGACGCCCTCCCGCGAGATCGCCCGCAGCACGGGCCGCGGGGAGGGCCGCGCCCGCCGCCGCGAGGAGGGCGAGGAGCGGCGCGGCCGCCGCTATCCGCCGCCGGCGGAGGTGGCCTACGAGATCCTGGCCGGCGCCGACCGGCCGCTCACGCTGTCCGAGGTCGCCTCGCAGGGGGCCGAGCGGCTCCTCATGCCCGACGCGTTCGTGCGCGACACGGCGGCGCTCGCCGCGGCGCTGGCGGAGGACAACCGCCGCCGCGACGCGGCCGGGCGGCGCCCGCTCTTCGCCGTCGACGGGGAGCAGGTGTCCTTGGCCGCGCAGCCCGAGCCGGGCGAGCGCGCGGCGCAGCCCATGGCGGCGGCCGCCGCCCGGCCCGCCTCGGCGACCGAGCTGCGCAAGGCGGCGCTGGGCGCGCTGCGCCGGCGGCTCCGCGAGTGCGACGCGCCGACGCTGGAGCACGTGGTGGCTGCGCTCCTCGAGCGCATGGGCCTCCGCGAGCTCAAGGTCGCGAAGCGCGGCCGCGATCACGTGGTCTACACCGGCCGGCGCAAGCTCGGGCTGCTCGAGGTGCGCCACTGCGTGCGCATCCTGCGCAGCGGCGACCCCGGCCGCCGCGAGGTGACCGAGGTCCGCCGCGACGTCGGCAACTACGGCGCGCAGGTCGGGGTGGTGGTGTCGGCCGGCGAGCCGGCGCGCGAGGCGCGCGGCGAGGCCACGGCGGCGGGGCAGCTGCCGGTGCTGCTCCTGTGCGGCGAGGCGCTGGCCGAGGCGCTCTCCGAGCACGAGGTCGGGTGCCGGCCGATCGTGGTCCCCGAGGTGGACGAGGCGTTCTTCCGGACCGCCGCGGAGGCGGCGCAGACGGAGGAGGCCGCCCGGCGCGCGCGCCGCGAGGAGCGCGACCGCAGGGAGGGCCGCGAGGGGCGGGAAGGCCGGGAGGAGCGCGACCGCCGCGACGGGCGCGAAGGCCGCGAGGAGCGCGGGGAGCGCGAGGAGCGCGAGCCGCCCGCCGCCGCCGAGCCCGCCGAGCGCGAGGTCTCCGCCGAGCGCGAGGTGCCGGCCACCCGAGCGCCGGCCGCGGCGCGGGGAGAGGCCCCCGCCACCCCGGCGCTGGAGGTCTCCATCGAGCGCGCCCCGGCCGCCGCGAGCGCCCTCGGCGAGCCCGAGGGCGACGAGGAGGAGGAGGGGGACGAGGAGGGCGCCGAGGAGGCGGCCGCTCCGGCCGGCGCGGCGAGCCCCGAGGGCGAGCGCACCGGCGAGGGGCGGCGCCGCCGCCGCCGGCGCCGCCGGCGTGGGGGACGCGGCCGCAACCGCGAGGCGGGCGCCGCGGCGTCCGGCCCCGGCGGCGCTCCCGCCGCCGCCTCGAACGAGCCGACCGCGGGGAGCGCCGAGCCGCCGCCCGAGGTGGGCGCGGCCCCGGCCATGCCGGCCCCGGCGGCCGCCGAGCCCTCCGCGCCCGCGCCGTCGGCCGCGCCGCCTCCGGACGCGCCGGAGGGAGGCGAAGGCTGA
- the thiC gene encoding phosphomethylpyrimidine synthase ThiC, translating into MRAEWIAKRRGHANVSQMHYARQGVVTEEMAHVAARERLPQEKVREEVARGRMIIPANVRHPELEPLAIGFAATCKINANIGNSAVVGDIDEELEKLRVCVKYGADTVMDLSTGGDIPQIREAILRHSPLPVGTVPIYECLAHVKEVQDLTPAMLLEIIEAQAAQGVDYMTIHAGLLKDFIPLAAHRVTGIVSRGGALMAQWMISNKAENPLYTHFDALCEIFKKYDVAFSLGDGLRPGCLADASDAAQFAELKVLGELTRKAWKHDVQVMVEGPGHVPLDQIPMNMQKERELCDDAPFYVLGPLVTDIAPGYDHITSAIGATVAAQHGAAMLCYVTPKEHLGLPDAEDVRQGIIAYKIAAHAADVALHRPGARDRDDALSRARYAFDWNEQFRLSLDPETARAMHDETLPHEAFKSAEFCSMCGPKFCSMKIHGHLEEVAAKEQAKAEAGAKKPLQVMP; encoded by the coding sequence ATGCGCGCCGAGTGGATCGCGAAGCGCCGGGGTCACGCGAACGTCTCCCAGATGCACTACGCCCGTCAGGGGGTGGTGACCGAGGAGATGGCGCACGTGGCGGCGCGCGAGCGGCTGCCGCAGGAGAAGGTCCGCGAGGAGGTGGCGCGCGGCCGGATGATCATCCCGGCCAACGTCCGCCACCCCGAGCTCGAGCCCCTCGCCATCGGCTTCGCGGCCACCTGCAAGATCAACGCGAACATCGGCAACTCGGCGGTGGTCGGCGACATCGACGAGGAGCTCGAGAAGCTGCGGGTCTGCGTGAAGTACGGCGCCGACACCGTGATGGACCTCTCGACCGGCGGCGACATCCCGCAGATCCGCGAGGCCATCCTGCGCCACTCGCCGCTGCCGGTGGGCACGGTGCCCATCTACGAGTGCCTGGCGCACGTGAAGGAGGTCCAGGACCTCACCCCCGCCATGCTGCTCGAGATCATCGAGGCCCAGGCGGCGCAGGGCGTGGACTACATGACCATCCACGCCGGCCTGCTCAAGGACTTCATCCCGCTCGCGGCGCACCGCGTGACCGGCATCGTCAGCCGCGGCGGCGCGCTCATGGCGCAGTGGATGATCTCGAACAAGGCGGAGAACCCGCTCTACACGCACTTCGACGCGCTGTGCGAGATCTTCAAGAAGTACGACGTCGCCTTCTCGCTCGGCGACGGCCTGCGGCCCGGGTGCCTCGCCGACGCCTCCGACGCGGCGCAGTTCGCCGAGCTGAAGGTCCTGGGCGAGCTCACGCGCAAGGCGTGGAAGCACGACGTGCAGGTCATGGTGGAGGGGCCGGGGCACGTGCCGCTCGACCAGATCCCGATGAACATGCAGAAGGAGCGCGAGCTCTGCGACGACGCGCCCTTCTACGTGCTCGGGCCGCTCGTCACCGACATCGCCCCCGGCTACGACCACATCACGAGCGCTATCGGCGCCACCGTCGCCGCCCAGCACGGCGCCGCCATGCTCTGCTACGTGACGCCGAAGGAGCACCTCGGGCTGCCCGACGCCGAGGACGTCCGGCAGGGGATCATCGCCTACAAGATCGCCGCCCACGCCGCCGACGTGGCGCTCCACCGGCCGGGGGCGCGCGACCGCGACGACGCGCTGTCGCGGGCGCGCTACGCGTTCGACTGGAACGAGCAGTTCCGGCTCTCGCTCGACCCCGAGACCGCCCGCGCCATGCACGACGAGACGCTCCCGCACGAGGCGTTCAAGAGCGCCGAGTTCTGCTCGATGTGCGGCCCGAAGTTCTGCTCGATGAAGATCCACGGCCACCTCGAGGAGGTGGCCGCGAAGGAGCAGGCGAAGGCGGAGGCCGGGGCGAAGAAGCCGCTGCAGGTGATGCCGTAG
- a CDS encoding type II toxin-antitoxin system RatA family toxin gives MAGTTQEIVIAAPPERVFDVIADYQRYPEFVPAVRSCRPRRQGSVVEVDFEVDLGVKRIHYTLRHVEERPRTVSWSLVASDWMKLSNGAWRLEAQPGDRTRALYTVEVQIAKPPLIPQKLVDRVTDELTRVQLPRTLAAFKQRAEQA, from the coding sequence ATGGCCGGCACCACCCAGGAGATCGTCATCGCGGCCCCCCCGGAGCGGGTCTTCGACGTCATCGCGGACTACCAGCGCTACCCCGAGTTCGTCCCGGCCGTCAGGTCCTGCCGCCCGCGGCGGCAGGGGAGCGTGGTCGAGGTCGACTTCGAGGTCGACCTGGGCGTGAAGCGCATCCACTACACGCTGCGGCACGTGGAGGAGCGGCCGCGCACCGTGAGCTGGTCGCTCGTCGCGAGCGACTGGATGAAGCTCTCGAACGGGGCCTGGCGGCTCGAGGCCCAGCCCGGCGACCGGACGCGCGCGCTCTACACGGTCGAGGTCCAGATCGCGAAGCCGCCGCTCATCCCCCAGAAGCTGGTGGACCGCGTCACCGACGAGCTCACCCGCGTGCAGCTCCCGCGGACGCTCGCGGCGTTCAAGCAGCGCGCCGAGCAGGCGTGA
- a CDS encoding HEAT repeat domain-containing protein codes for MVSGSEAAQLLESAGVAPDRLAEAARRGLAAAPGFAVGPARDGDRRLLVQLTVERAEAFGGGPGAGAVAQVAVSLELTSADGEPSRREAGAAAEPLSDGPAALRVALERAATAAVDKAVAGVALQLGAERKSSPELVRDLTSPDAPVRDRAVRTLADRGAREAVPALIERLHDSDPAVVERAIGALAQLHDPRAAAPLIALARHRDGAYVAQLARLLGDVGGPDARAWLLTMSSGHPDDAVRGAARAALAELSERERQARADPR; via the coding sequence GTGGTCTCGGGGTCCGAGGCGGCGCAGCTGCTCGAGTCGGCGGGCGTGGCGCCGGACCGGCTGGCCGAGGCGGCCCGGCGCGGCCTGGCCGCGGCGCCCGGCTTCGCCGTGGGCCCCGCCCGCGACGGCGACCGGCGGCTGCTGGTCCAGCTCACGGTGGAGCGCGCCGAGGCGTTCGGCGGCGGGCCGGGCGCGGGGGCGGTGGCGCAGGTCGCCGTGTCCCTCGAGCTGACCTCGGCCGACGGCGAGCCGTCCCGGCGCGAGGCGGGCGCCGCCGCCGAGCCGCTGTCCGACGGCCCCGCGGCCCTGCGGGTGGCGCTGGAGCGCGCCGCGACGGCCGCGGTCGACAAGGCGGTGGCGGGGGTGGCGCTCCAGCTCGGCGCCGAGCGCAAGAGCTCGCCGGAGCTGGTGCGCGACCTCACCTCGCCGGACGCCCCGGTGCGCGATCGGGCGGTGCGGACGCTGGCGGACCGCGGCGCGCGCGAAGCGGTCCCCGCCCTCATCGAGCGCCTGCACGACTCCGACCCGGCGGTGGTCGAGCGCGCCATCGGCGCGCTGGCCCAGCTCCACGACCCCCGGGCCGCCGCGCCGCTCATCGCGCTGGCGCGCCACCGGGACGGCGCCTACGTCGCGCAGCTGGCGCGCCTGCTCGGCGACGTGGGCGGGCCGGACGCGCGCGCCTGGCTCCTCACCATGTCCTCCGGCCACCCGGACGACGCCGTCCGCGGCGCGGCGCGCGCGGCCCTCGCCGAGCTGTCGGAGCGCGAGCGACAGGCGCGGGCCGATCCCAGGTAA